Proteins found in one Labrenzia sp. VG12 genomic segment:
- a CDS encoding DUF1194 domain-containing protein: MTALLFLLPNPARACSLALVLAMDGSASVDAREHALQLNGLADALRDPDVVQAIEAVGGIWVTSFEWSGRYQQLQQLGWSHLTDLQSAAVAAETIRRSPRGYTEFPTAIGYALGHAAVQLGAAPQPCARKVIDVAGDGINNDGFGPASAYKAFDFEGVTVNGLVIAGPDAAPVRYYRANVIRGPGAFIETAATYRDYAAAMKRKLLREIFGNGYASVR; encoded by the coding sequence GTGACAGCCCTTCTGTTTCTTCTGCCCAATCCGGCCCGGGCCTGTTCGCTGGCGCTGGTGCTGGCGATGGACGGCTCGGCCAGTGTCGATGCGCGCGAACATGCGCTGCAGCTGAACGGGCTTGCAGACGCATTGCGCGACCCGGATGTCGTTCAGGCAATCGAGGCCGTGGGTGGCATCTGGGTCACAAGCTTCGAGTGGAGTGGCCGTTACCAGCAACTGCAACAGCTCGGCTGGAGCCATCTCACCGATCTGCAAAGTGCTGCGGTCGCGGCGGAGACCATCCGCAGGTCACCGCGCGGTTATACCGAATTTCCAACCGCCATCGGCTATGCGCTCGGACACGCCGCGGTGCAGCTTGGCGCCGCACCGCAGCCCTGTGCCCGCAAAGTCATAGACGTGGCCGGTGACGGCATCAACAATGACGGCTTCGGACCGGCAAGCGCTTACAAGGCCTTTGATTTTGAAGGTGTCACCGTCAACGGTCTGGTGATTGCCGGGCCGGACGCGGCGCCTGTGCGTTACTACCGCGCGAATGTCATCCGGGGCCCGGGTGCCTTTATCGAGACCGCCGCCACCTATCGGGACTATGCCGCTGCCATGAAACGCAAGTTGCTGCGTGAAATCTTCGGCAACGGCTATGCCTCGGTCCGGTAG
- a CDS encoding phytanoyl-CoA dioxygenase family protein, producing the protein MDQLVRANAYFDAGSCHIDDFEKLISRSLQPEDAPQAGRIVANVPVYKVADLGDLLAGVEGRRSLMAEWASVLKDKSGVLVLEGAYADTGPIDRASAVYEQVIAEEKAGSAGGADHFAAAGANDRVWNSLQKLCLRAPDVFADYFANTAIDTVCEAWLGPNYQMTAQVNLVRPGGQAQQAHRDYHLGFQSEATCARYPAHVHDLSPVMTLQGAVAHTDMPVESGPTKLLPFSQMYRPGYAAYRLEAFKDLFEERCVQLPLAKGDAVFFNPALFHAAGANTSSDIQRMANLLQVSSAFGRAMETVDRQSMCKALYPVLLARVAKGDLGRSSLLATLSACAEGYSFPTNLDRDPPVGGLAPETQKQLFLRALEEGMSADAFETALNAQQDRRRA; encoded by the coding sequence ATGGATCAACTTGTTCGTGCAAATGCCTATTTCGATGCTGGCAGCTGCCACATTGACGACTTTGAAAAACTGATTTCGCGGAGTTTGCAGCCCGAGGACGCGCCGCAAGCCGGACGTATCGTTGCAAACGTGCCTGTCTACAAGGTCGCAGATCTTGGAGACCTTTTGGCGGGAGTAGAAGGGCGCCGTTCATTGATGGCAGAGTGGGCCTCGGTCCTGAAGGACAAGTCCGGTGTGCTCGTTCTGGAAGGTGCCTATGCCGACACAGGGCCAATCGATCGGGCAAGCGCCGTTTATGAGCAGGTCATTGCCGAGGAAAAAGCCGGTTCGGCGGGCGGTGCCGATCATTTTGCTGCTGCCGGCGCGAATGATCGTGTCTGGAATTCCCTGCAGAAGCTATGTCTTCGCGCCCCGGATGTCTTTGCGGACTATTTTGCCAACACCGCCATCGACACGGTCTGCGAAGCCTGGTTGGGTCCGAACTACCAGATGACGGCACAGGTCAATCTGGTGCGGCCGGGCGGTCAGGCTCAGCAGGCTCACAGGGACTATCACCTCGGATTTCAGTCCGAAGCGACCTGTGCCCGGTACCCGGCCCATGTCCACGACCTGTCGCCGGTCATGACCCTGCAGGGAGCGGTCGCCCATACCGACATGCCGGTTGAAAGCGGTCCAACCAAGCTGCTGCCGTTTTCCCAGATGTATCGGCCGGGTTATGCCGCTTATCGCCTCGAGGCTTTCAAGGATCTCTTTGAAGAGCGCTGTGTCCAGTTGCCGCTCGCCAAGGGGGACGCCGTCTTTTTCAACCCGGCCCTGTTTCATGCCGCCGGCGCGAATACCAGCAGTGACATCCAGCGCATGGCCAACCTGCTTCAGGTCTCTTCTGCCTTCGGTCGTGCCATGGAGACGGTCGATCGGCAGAGCATGTGCAAGGCGCTTTATCCGGTTCTTCTGGCACGCGTCGCGAAAGGGGATCTGGGTAGAAGCAGTTTGCTGGCCACCCTTTCCGCCTGCGCGGAAGGATATTCCTTCCCGACCAATCTCGATCGGGATCCGCCGGTGGGCGGCCTTGCGCCTGAAACACAGAAGCAATTGTTTCTCAGGGCACTTGAGGAAGGGATGTCGGCAGACGCGTTTGAAACGGCCCTGAACGCTCAACAGGACCGGCGCCGGGCCTGA
- a CDS encoding glycosyl hydrolase, with product MYASHGFLRSDIGDVDVVFHDGLYHLFHLVLPNHDFIAHAVSTDGMTWRRVKNALFVGEPGEWDDDMLWTMHVTPDPDRPGDWRMFYTGLARSEYGRVQRVGLARSSDLYQWERCNHGHYPLEIPAPHYESSIDEGRKWVSFRDPFFYQDPQTGERLLLSAARVKDGPVIRRGCVGLARETAPDVFSFEAPLYRPGLYDDVEVPNLFQLDGRYYLMGSIREDTKIHYWYAEAIEGPYQNFFDNVILPTGNYAGRICQAEDRLLLFNFFSKTEHVYGREVVKKLLPPPKELATDRAGRLKLKSNSGFDALVTGREIVTATYQVKYLYDNPHANAVDRPDGLHLSCKSGYEAFILPGQHEDFRLRSMLMLEGLGKTGLVLRMNDEGDGYYLSLDLVNGIAQIRAWGANPTPEFEHAFRYVPLQEAHFRGSDHGPWQIEVVAHGMYLEFSIDGYVVLSLVDDSFAEGGIGFYTESAAVCLKDLHVETLSRPVTEDAVEAVYTATRRAPDPEAEGW from the coding sequence ATGTATGCATCACACGGATTCCTGCGGTCGGACATCGGGGACGTCGATGTCGTTTTCCATGACGGCCTCTATCATCTGTTTCATCTGGTGCTGCCCAATCACGATTTCATAGCCCATGCGGTCAGCACGGACGGCATGACCTGGCGCCGGGTCAAGAACGCGCTTTTTGTCGGCGAGCCGGGTGAGTGGGACGACGACATGCTCTGGACCATGCATGTCACGCCGGATCCCGACAGGCCGGGTGACTGGCGCATGTTCTATACCGGTCTGGCCCGGTCGGAATACGGCCGCGTGCAGCGGGTTGGCCTGGCGCGATCCAGCGATCTTTATCAGTGGGAACGCTGCAACCACGGCCATTATCCGCTTGAGATTCCGGCGCCCCATTACGAAAGCTCGATTGACGAAGGCCGGAAGTGGGTCAGTTTCCGGGACCCTTTCTTTTATCAGGATCCGCAGACGGGCGAGCGCTTGCTGCTGAGTGCCGCGCGGGTCAAGGATGGGCCGGTCATCCGCCGCGGATGTGTCGGACTGGCGCGGGAAACAGCTCCCGACGTGTTTTCCTTCGAAGCGCCGCTGTATCGGCCGGGTCTTTACGACGATGTCGAGGTGCCGAACCTGTTTCAGCTCGACGGACGCTACTACCTGATGGGGTCGATCCGCGAGGACACCAAGATCCATTATTGGTATGCCGAAGCGATCGAAGGGCCCTACCAGAATTTCTTCGACAATGTCATCCTGCCTACGGGCAACTATGCCGGCCGCATCTGCCAGGCCGAAGACCGTCTGTTGCTGTTCAACTTCTTCTCCAAGACCGAACATGTCTACGGTCGCGAAGTGGTCAAGAAACTTCTGCCGCCACCGAAGGAACTGGCAACAGACAGGGCAGGGCGCCTGAAGCTGAAGTCCAATTCGGGGTTTGACGCTCTGGTCACCGGACGCGAAATCGTCACGGCGACCTACCAGGTCAAATATCTCTATGACAACCCGCATGCCAACGCCGTCGACCGTCCCGATGGCCTGCACCTGTCCTGCAAGAGCGGCTACGAGGCTTTCATCCTGCCGGGGCAGCACGAGGATTTCCGCCTCAGATCCATGTTGATGCTCGAGGGCCTTGGCAAGACCGGACTGGTGTTGCGCATGAACGACGAGGGTGATGGCTATTACCTGTCGCTCGACCTGGTGAACGGCATTGCCCAGATCCGCGCCTGGGGCGCCAATCCGACACCCGAATTCGAACATGCTTTCCGTTACGTGCCGCTCCAGGAGGCCCATTTCCGCGGCAGCGACCACGGCCCGTGGCAGATCGAGGTTGTCGCCCACGGCATGTATCTCGAATTTTCCATCGACGGATATGTCGTCCTGTCGCTGGTCGATGACAGCTTTGCCGAAGGCGGGATCGGGTTTTACACCGAAAGCGCCGCGGTCTGCCTGAAGGACCTGCATGTCGAAACGCTCAGCCGCCCCGTCACCGAAGACGCCGTGGAAGCAGTTTATACGGCGACCCGCAGAGCCCCTGACCCGGAGGCGGAAGGCTGGTGA
- a CDS encoding HAD-IIB family hydrolase has product MREPGSEDGPWLLVSDIDDTLTGDRAALDRLWQSLKARKDRLRLALNSSRPAVSVDKTLADDFPDGFQPDAVITGLGTEIRLGGSHLEGWQQQFADWPDKEVRRIVTELGYAPHDDIFQTGGKASFAVPGKDDVDRVLESLRRAGIDFRSIYSGRSDLDILAPGAGKDVAMRYLADQLGIPVELTVAAGDSGNDLALFEAAGKAIAVGNARRELLSSLPKDKTYLAKAHHAAGVEEGLTALGILP; this is encoded by the coding sequence GTGAGGGAGCCCGGCAGCGAAGACGGGCCATGGCTCCTTGTCAGCGACATCGACGATACGCTGACCGGTGACCGTGCGGCGCTGGATCGACTGTGGCAGAGCCTGAAAGCCCGGAAGGACCGGTTGCGGCTTGCCCTGAACTCGAGCCGTCCGGCGGTCAGTGTTGATAAGACGCTCGCGGATGACTTCCCCGATGGCTTTCAGCCCGATGCGGTGATCACCGGTCTAGGAACCGAAATACGCCTGGGGGGATCTCATCTGGAAGGCTGGCAGCAACAGTTTGCCGACTGGCCCGACAAGGAGGTGCGCAGGATCGTCACGGAACTGGGGTACGCTCCACACGACGATATCTTCCAGACAGGCGGCAAGGCGAGTTTCGCTGTCCCGGGAAAAGACGATGTCGACCGTGTTCTGGAAAGCCTGCGTAGAGCGGGCATCGACTTCAGGTCGATCTACTCCGGCAGGAGCGACCTCGACATTCTGGCACCGGGCGCTGGCAAGGACGTCGCCATGCGCTATCTGGCTGATCAGCTCGGCATTCCGGTTGAACTGACGGTGGCGGCAGGCGATTCCGGCAATGATCTTGCGCTGTTCGAAGCTGCCGGCAAGGCCATTGCGGTTGGCAATGCGCGGCGCGAACTGCTCTCGAGTCTGCCGAAAGACAAGACCTATCTGGCAAAGGCGCATCACGCCGCCGGAGTTGAAGAAGGGCTGACTGCACTCGGCATTCTGCCCTAA